A window of Rubricoccus marinus contains these coding sequences:
- a CDS encoding ComF family protein, with the protein MREPEDIPSRTLAMFVFRAFRSAVRAASGLVFPSLCLGCGGPLADAAPICASCVRMLPRPAPEALAGQLLARDCAEPLARRSVALWRFDPGGTVQRVQHALKYGRRPSLGIPLGRLLGDATQRHARGWAPDVVCPVPLAPIRELERGYNQSAGLASGAADALACETEDLLVRTRSTRTQTTLAFSERWQNVAGAFARSPEARPLAGVRVLLVDDVVTTGATLLAAAQPLLDAGAEVTVAALAMADG; encoded by the coding sequence GTGAGGGAGCCGGAAGATATTCCCTCCCGCACCCTCGCGATGTTCGTGTTCCGCGCCTTCCGTTCTGCCGTCCGTGCCGCCAGCGGCCTCGTCTTTCCGAGCCTCTGCCTGGGCTGCGGCGGGCCTCTGGCGGACGCCGCGCCGATATGCGCTTCGTGCGTGCGGATGCTACCGCGACCGGCGCCCGAGGCTTTGGCCGGCCAACTCCTCGCGCGGGACTGCGCCGAGCCTCTGGCGCGCCGCAGCGTCGCCCTGTGGCGGTTCGATCCCGGCGGGACGGTCCAGCGCGTGCAGCATGCGCTCAAGTACGGGCGCCGCCCCAGCCTCGGGATCCCCTTGGGGCGCCTTCTAGGCGACGCAACGCAGCGTCACGCCAGAGGCTGGGCCCCGGACGTTGTGTGCCCGGTCCCGTTGGCGCCCATCCGCGAGTTGGAGCGCGGTTACAACCAGTCCGCCGGGCTGGCCTCTGGCGCAGCCGACGCGCTCGCGTGTGAGACCGAGGACCTGCTCGTTCGCACCCGCAGCACGCGGACGCAGACCACGCTCGCGTTTAGCGAGCGGTGGCAAAACGTCGCCGGTGCGTTCGCGCGCTCGCCAGAGGCTCGGCCTCTCGCGGGCGTCCGCGTCCTCCTCGTGGACGACGTGGTGACGACGGGCGCGACGCTTCTTGCGGCGGCGCAGCCGCTGCTTGACGCCGGCGCGGAGGTCACGGTTGCAGCCCTCGCGATGGCGGACGGATAG
- a CDS encoding superoxide dismutase family protein: protein MRLLPFLLLGLAACAQDDPTPLAPEASAPRAISADTVDVQGVSAARAQVEGDVTGTVTLRRVGGGTRVLMSLDGLGRDRFHGVQILSARSCDDLDPARHLGDGRATHGPYDATTGRRHAGDLGNIKGDDRRRGRFDRIDPVVSLDGYVSAVGRAVVVRASQDDGWASGGGEVIGCGVLTPTR, encoded by the coding sequence GTGCGCCTCCTCCCCTTCTTGCTTCTCGGCCTCGCTGCCTGCGCGCAAGACGACCCGACGCCTCTGGCGCCAGAGGCGTCCGCCCCTCGCGCGATCAGCGCCGATACTGTAGACGTGCAAGGGGTCTCGGCGGCCCGGGCTCAGGTAGAGGGTGACGTGACAGGGACGGTCACGCTGCGGCGCGTTGGCGGCGGCACGCGCGTCCTGATGAGCCTGGACGGTCTCGGTCGCGACCGTTTCCACGGCGTGCAGATCCTCTCGGCGCGCTCCTGCGATGACCTCGACCCTGCGCGTCACCTCGGCGATGGACGCGCGACGCACGGCCCGTACGATGCCACGACAGGCCGGCGCCACGCGGGCGACCTCGGCAACATCAAGGGCGATGATCGCCGCCGCGGCCGGTTCGACCGGATCGACCCCGTCGTTTCGCTGGACGGGTACGTGTCCGCCGTTGGCCGCGCCGTCGTCGTCCGCGCCAGCCAGGACGATGGGTGGGCCTCTGGCGGCGGCGAGGTGATCGGATGCGGCGTCCTGACTCCAACGAGATGA
- a CDS encoding DUF5715 family protein — MMRTLGFVLLLLLASGLAFALGWNQRDQRVPPPPPPEAADSPALDSLDARAARLRGALERLAPPSPEEENSLRRPRTPNYRVHLGWADSLGVQPLASEAELGRHLASGALVPLVDTEFYVVRTLEHSKPFTTPALRESLAEAGRRFQAELARSGLPPYRFSVSSALRTADLQADLGRRNRNATSGTSSHEYGASVDIVTFRYAYASSPQDSITVDVADPHLDRANRLLVDTYTEAARSRWDHLYGALARALGSMQRDERLVVLLEAEQPVFHVTHRIPGDLDRSDPDSD, encoded by the coding sequence ATGATGCGCACGCTCGGTTTCGTCCTGCTTCTCCTTCTCGCCAGCGGCCTCGCATTCGCGCTGGGCTGGAACCAGCGAGATCAGCGCGTGCCTCCCCCGCCTCCGCCAGAGGCTGCGGACTCCCCGGCGCTGGACTCACTGGATGCCCGCGCGGCTCGGCTTCGTGGCGCGCTGGAGCGGCTCGCGCCGCCTTCGCCAGAGGAGGAGAACAGCCTGCGCCGCCCACGGACGCCGAACTACCGCGTGCACCTCGGCTGGGCGGACTCGCTCGGCGTGCAGCCGCTGGCGAGCGAGGCTGAGTTGGGGCGTCACCTGGCCTCTGGCGCGCTCGTGCCGCTCGTTGACACCGAGTTCTACGTGGTGCGCACGCTGGAGCATTCCAAGCCATTTACCACCCCAGCACTGCGCGAAAGCCTGGCCGAAGCGGGCCGGCGCTTCCAGGCTGAGCTCGCCCGGTCTGGACTCCCCCCCTATCGGTTTAGCGTGTCGTCCGCGCTGCGAACAGCGGACCTGCAGGCCGACCTCGGCCGGCGCAACCGCAACGCGACCTCGGGCACGTCCTCCCACGAGTACGGCGCAAGTGTCGACATCGTAACGTTCCGCTATGCGTACGCGTCTTCGCCTCAGGATTCCATCACGGTAGACGTTGCCGATCCGCATCTAGATCGGGCGAATCGGTTGCTCGTGGACACCTATACGGAGGCCGCGCGTTCCCGCTGGGACCACCTGTACGGCGCGCTCGCTCGCGCGCTGGGCTCCATGCAGCGCGACGAACGCTTGGTGGTCCTGCTCGAAGCCGAGCAGCCCGTCTTTCACGTCACGCATCGAATCCCTGGTGACCTCGACCGATCCGACCCCGACTCCGACTAG
- a CDS encoding DUF5715 family protein codes for MAPAEPSGASPPAPPDDLSPEAASRRRFKKRWAAVFLALVGVGIVAFTTQQAALVSDAADAHEAFLSEIESRLSRVTDLSDEEIADLRRSRNATHVEEAQARGIPPVTQRAALADSADAGGLVPLASNASVNLLDATHSIYRATPGVGVALDSISARFGRELEARGLPQFRFTVSSLLRSGEDQANLSGTNVNAVRGRSSHEYGTTFDITYRRFDFDGGRAPEAPSLPEGLTSAFATPLRQRLDAAEQSFYDDIAMERAPALAAILGRVLITLEDDSVLVALRERRQPVYHVTETNGDTRLTPLTQ; via the coding sequence TTGGCGCCCGCCGAACCCTCTGGCGCCTCTCCTCCCGCACCACCCGACGATCTCTCGCCAGAGGCGGCCTCTCGGCGCCGGTTCAAGAAGCGATGGGCCGCTGTGTTTCTCGCTCTCGTCGGCGTGGGCATCGTGGCATTTACGACGCAGCAGGCCGCGCTGGTAAGCGACGCAGCCGACGCCCATGAGGCGTTTTTGAGCGAGATCGAATCCAGGCTTTCGCGCGTGACCGACCTCAGCGACGAGGAGATCGCAGACCTCCGCCGATCGCGCAACGCGACGCACGTGGAGGAGGCGCAGGCGCGCGGCATTCCGCCCGTCACCCAGCGCGCAGCCCTGGCCGACTCCGCCGACGCGGGCGGCCTCGTGCCTCTGGCGTCGAACGCGAGCGTGAATCTCCTAGACGCCACGCACTCCATTTACCGAGCCACGCCCGGCGTGGGGGTCGCGCTGGATTCCATCTCGGCTCGGTTCGGGCGCGAGTTGGAGGCGCGCGGTTTGCCGCAGTTCCGCTTTACCGTCTCGTCGCTGCTCCGGTCCGGCGAGGATCAGGCCAACCTGAGCGGCACCAACGTCAACGCCGTTCGCGGCCGCTCCAGCCACGAGTACGGGACCACGTTCGACATCACGTACCGACGTTTCGATTTCGACGGCGGCAGGGCACCCGAGGCACCGTCGCTCCCCGAAGGTCTCACCTCGGCGTTCGCCACGCCGCTCCGCCAGAGGCTGGACGCAGCCGAGCAATCGTTCTACGACGACATCGCGATGGAGCGCGCGCCGGCTCTCGCCGCCATCCTCGGCCGCGTTCTCATCACGCTCGAAGACGACAGCGTCCTCGTCGCGCTCCGCGAGCGCCGGCAGCCCGTGTACCACGTGACCGAGACCAACGGCGACACACGCCTGACACCCCTCACACAGTAA